One genomic region from Bdellovibrionota bacterium encodes:
- a CDS encoding enoyl-CoA hydratase-related protein — MSTVIIKEENGILNITLNRPEIHNAFNPEMISELTMVFSDQNFSMKNRAVVLKGEGESFCAGADLNWMKSMMKFNFEENVADAQRLYTMFDVMKNCPVPVIGKIHGNVFGGGLGLVAICDIVAADEKTKFCFSEAKLGLVPSVISPFVSRKMSPHILRELFLTADVFDAEKALSSGLIHFSGSNSKCDKYLEEKIQSIRKCGKGALITTKKLLNDLEHLNLQETKAETTTVISRRRVSEEGQEGLRAFLEKRKPSWIVENTKKQ, encoded by the coding sequence ATGAGTACAGTCATCATAAAAGAAGAAAACGGAATTCTAAACATCACCTTGAATCGTCCAGAGATTCATAACGCTTTCAACCCGGAAATGATTTCCGAGTTAACAATGGTTTTCTCAGATCAAAATTTCTCAATGAAAAATCGTGCGGTGGTTCTAAAAGGCGAAGGCGAAAGTTTTTGCGCCGGTGCGGATCTCAATTGGATGAAGTCCATGATGAAATTCAACTTCGAAGAAAACGTTGCGGACGCGCAAAGACTTTACACCATGTTTGACGTCATGAAAAATTGCCCTGTTCCCGTTATTGGAAAAATTCACGGCAATGTATTTGGTGGAGGATTAGGATTGGTAGCGATTTGTGATATCGTGGCAGCAGATGAAAAAACAAAATTTTGTTTCAGTGAAGCGAAATTAGGATTGGTTCCAAGTGTGATCAGTCCCTTTGTCAGTAGAAAGATGTCTCCGCATATTTTGAGAGAACTATTCTTAACGGCAGATGTATTTGATGCCGAAAAAGCGTTGTCTTCAGGATTGATTCACTTTTCAGGATCAAATTCAAAGTGTGATAAGTATCTTGAAGAAAAAATTCAATCGATCAGAAAATGTGGGAAAGGTGCCTTAATCACCACAAAAAAGCTTTTAAATGATCTAGAGCATTTAAACTTACAAGAGACCAAGGCGGAAACTACAACCGTGATTTCGAGAAGAAGAGTGAGCGAAGAAGGTCAAGAGGGCCTCAGGGCATTCTTAGAAAAAAGAAAACCAAGTTGGATCGTTGAGAATACAA